The following proteins come from a genomic window of Triticum aestivum cultivar Chinese Spring chromosome 6A, IWGSC CS RefSeq v2.1, whole genome shotgun sequence:
- the LOC123127946 gene encoding uncharacterized protein isoform X1 — protein sequence MRNPPGRHLLRVATRAVRSSSGLGGSGAGASTSATSPGAASSGGRPRSRGGGGGGGMLLRATSPPPPSAVAAAACWESRTLRRDGEDDWEEVVVAAAGDGAAPGAGDAEVDSDYRVVFWSPPTGDEVRAAFSSIQEVFEGSYYDVNSNETEKQLALLSNSEHSSSTNSSGSDDWVEPAAYVLNSTALLTREHRNVLDAFRLLQRDPNVQKMVMSLSCDRTVWDAVMNNEAVQEFRRSFQDGKEVNRKGNSCGPAAVLKWILANTQAKITEFFDNIAKIVSMLFHPQSDEDKPDLYSDAVKVSFMLSVFVFIVVAVARTNYEPWDFEVW from the exons ATGAGGAACCCGCCCGGCCGGCACCTCCTGCGCGTCGCCACCCGCGCCGTGCGCTCCTCGTCCGGGCTCGGCGGCTCCGGCGCCGGGGCCTCCACGTCCGCCACGTCCCCCGGCGCCGCCTCGTCCGGGGGCCGCCCGCgtagccgaggcggcggcggcggcggcggcatgctcCTGCGGGCCACGTCCCCGCCCCCGCCCTCCGCCGTCGCGGCCGCCGCGTGCTGGGAGTCCCGCACGCTGCGCCGCGACGGGGAGGACGACTGGGAGgaggtcgtcgtcgccgccgcgggCGACGGCGCGGCCCCGGGCGCCGGCGATGCGGAGGTGGACAGCGACTACAGGGTCGTGTTCTGGTCCCCGCCCACCGGGGACGAAGTCCGCGCCGCCTTCTCTAGCATCCAGGA GGTGTTTGAGGGTTCTTATTATGATGTGAATTCAAATGAAACTGAGAAACAACTAGCATTGCTGTCCAACTCAGAGCATTCTTCATCAACCAATTCATCAGGATCAGACGATTGGGTCGAACCTGCTGCATATGTTCTCAACTCTACTGCTCTTCTGACCAGGGAGCATAGGAATGTTTTGGATGCCTTCCGTCTATTGCAAAGAGACCCTAATGTTCAG AAAATGGTTATGTCCTTGTCATGTGATAGGACTGTCTGGGATGCTGTAATGAATAACGAAGCAGTGCAAGAATTCAGGAGATCTTTTCAGGATG GCAAAGAAGTTAATAGAAAGGGAAACTCTTGTGGCCCTGCTGCAGTGCTTAAGTGGATCCTAGCCAACACCCAGGCAAAGATAACGGAATTCTTCGATAATATAGCGAAGATTGTCAGCATGCTCTTCCACCCTCAAAGCGATGAAGATAAGCCCGATCTGTACAGCGATGCAGTGAAGGTGTCCTTCATGCTCTCGGTGTTCGTCTTCATCGTGGTGGCGGTTGCTCGTACCAA TTATGAGCCGTGGGATTTCGAAGTGTGGTGA
- the LOC123127945 gene encoding acetylglutamate kinase, with translation MLLTKPHPALTLPSASLPNPTLNAARVRPLASSAPHGRRGRRVSASSSPAPAQAASAALSRVDVLSEALPFIQRFKGKTVVVKYGGAAMKSPELQASVIRDLVLLSCVGLRPVLVHGGGPEINSWLQRVGVEPQFRNGLRVTDALTMEVVEMVLVGKVNKQLVSLISLAGATAVGLCGKDARLLTARPSPDAAALGFVGEVTRVDPSVLRPIIASGHIPVIATVAADETGQAYNINADTAAGEIAAAIGAEKLLLITDVSGILADRDDPGSLVKEIDIAGVRRMVAEGKVGGGMIPKVECCVRALAQGVHTASIIDGRVPHSLLLEILTDEGTGTMITG, from the coding sequence ATGCTCCTAACCAAGCCCCACCCCGCCCTCACCCTCCCCTCCGCATCCCTCCCAAATCCTACCCTAAACGCCGCCCGCGTCAGGCCGCTCGCCTCGTCCGCGCCCCATGGACGCCGCGGGCGCCGcgtctcggcctcctcctccccggcgCCAGCGCAGGCCGCGTCCGCGGCGCTGAGCCGCGTGGACGTCCTGTCGGAGGCGCTCCCCTTCATCCAGCGGTTCAAGGGCAAGACGGTGGTGGTCAAGTACGGCGGCGCGGCCATGAAGTCGCCGGAGCTGCAGGCGTCGGTGATCCGCGACCTGGTCCTGCTCTCCTGCGTCGGCCTGCGCCCCGTGCTCGTGCACGGCGGCGGCCCGGAGATCAACTCCTGGCTGCAGCGCGTCGGCGTCGAGCCGCAGTTCCGCAACGGCCTCCGCGTCACCGACGCGCTCACCATGGAGGTCGTCGAGATGGTGCTGGTCGGCAAGGTCAACAAGCAGCTCGTCTCCCTCATCAGCCTCGCCggcgccaccgccgtcggcctctGCGGCAAGGACGCGCGCCTCCtcaccgcgcgcccctcccccgaCGCCGCGGCCCTCGGGTTCGTCGGCGAGGTCACGCGCGTCGACCCCTCCGTGCTCCGCCCGATCATCGCCTCCGGCCACATCCCGGTCATCGCCACCGTGGCCGCAGACGAGACCGGGCAGGCCTACAACATCAACGCCGACACTGCGGCGGGGGAGATCGCGGCTGCCATTGGCGCCGAGAAGCTGCTGCTGATCACTGACGTGTCCGGCATACTCGCGGACCGGGACGACCCCGGGAGCCTGGTGAAGGAGATTGACATCGCCGGCGTCCGGCGGATGGTGGCCGAGGGGAAGGTGGGTGGGGGCATGATACCCAAGGTGGAGTGCTGCGTGCGCGCACTGGCGCAGGGCGTGCACACGGCCAGCATCATTGACGGCCGCGTCCCGCACTCTCTCCTGCTCGAGATCCTCACCGACGAGGGCACCGGCACCATGATCACCGGCTGa
- the LOC123127946 gene encoding uncharacterized protein isoform X2: MRNPPGRHLLRVATRAVRSSSGLGGSGAGASTSATSPGAASSGGRPRSRGGGGGGGMLLRATSPPPPSAVAAAACWESRTLRRDGEDDWEEVVVAAAGDGAAPGAGDAEVDSDYRVVFWSPPTGDEVRAAFSSIQEVFEGSYYDVNSNETEKQLALLSNSEHSSSTNSSGSDDWVEPAAYVLNSTALLTREHRNVLDAFRLLQRDPNVQKMVMSLSCDRTVWDAVMNNEAVQEFRRSFQDGKEVNRKGNSCGPAAVLKWILANTQAKITEFFDNIAKIVSMLFHPQSDEDKPDLYSDAVKVSFMLSVFVFIVVAVARTKGTGTLSS; the protein is encoded by the exons ATGAGGAACCCGCCCGGCCGGCACCTCCTGCGCGTCGCCACCCGCGCCGTGCGCTCCTCGTCCGGGCTCGGCGGCTCCGGCGCCGGGGCCTCCACGTCCGCCACGTCCCCCGGCGCCGCCTCGTCCGGGGGCCGCCCGCgtagccgaggcggcggcggcggcggcggcatgctcCTGCGGGCCACGTCCCCGCCCCCGCCCTCCGCCGTCGCGGCCGCCGCGTGCTGGGAGTCCCGCACGCTGCGCCGCGACGGGGAGGACGACTGGGAGgaggtcgtcgtcgccgccgcgggCGACGGCGCGGCCCCGGGCGCCGGCGATGCGGAGGTGGACAGCGACTACAGGGTCGTGTTCTGGTCCCCGCCCACCGGGGACGAAGTCCGCGCCGCCTTCTCTAGCATCCAGGA GGTGTTTGAGGGTTCTTATTATGATGTGAATTCAAATGAAACTGAGAAACAACTAGCATTGCTGTCCAACTCAGAGCATTCTTCATCAACCAATTCATCAGGATCAGACGATTGGGTCGAACCTGCTGCATATGTTCTCAACTCTACTGCTCTTCTGACCAGGGAGCATAGGAATGTTTTGGATGCCTTCCGTCTATTGCAAAGAGACCCTAATGTTCAG AAAATGGTTATGTCCTTGTCATGTGATAGGACTGTCTGGGATGCTGTAATGAATAACGAAGCAGTGCAAGAATTCAGGAGATCTTTTCAGGATG GCAAAGAAGTTAATAGAAAGGGAAACTCTTGTGGCCCTGCTGCAGTGCTTAAGTGGATCCTAGCCAACACCCAGGCAAAGATAACGGAATTCTTCGATAATATAGCGAAGATTGTCAGCATGCTCTTCCACCCTCAAAGCGATGAAGATAAGCCCGATCTGTACAGCGATGCAGTGAAGGTGTCCTTCATGCTCTCGGTGTTCGTCTTCATCGTGGTGGCGGTTGCTCGTACCAA AGGAACTGGAACACTTTCTAGCTAG